The proteins below are encoded in one region of Salmo salar chromosome ssa02, Ssal_v3.1, whole genome shotgun sequence:
- the LOC106573719 gene encoding transmembrane protein 196, whose protein sequence is MPDRGCNIWSLVVLSVLEMGLGASSIALGVFGIIRVRSVHKLQLGDASPIWSGICFLICGLCGMVCAKKRSGLIMILFSACCICGLISGILNFQFVRVVAKRPDALPSLYLAIMVMACLGIGVSILFTWLTCRLASSEQQRMYLERELSLHHSHEMNEKELAERSERAASIPQISFNGKSSPPLSLG, encoded by the exons ATGCCGGACAGAGGATGTAACATCTGGAGTCTGGTGGTACTGTCGGTGTTGGAGATGGGGCTCGGTGCGTCCAGCATCGCGCTCGGGGTGTTCGGCATCATCCGAGTCCGGTCGGTTCACAAGCTGCAGCTGGGGGATGCCTCTCCTATATGGAGCGGAATTTGT TTTCTCATCTGTGGACTATGTGGGATGGTGTGTGCGAAGAAGAGGTCAGGATTGATT ATGATCCTATTTTCAGCCTGCTGTATCTGTGGGTTGATCAGTGGGATCCTAAACTTCCAGTTTGTGCGTGTGGTGGCAAAGCGTCCCGATGCCTTGCCGTCCCTCTACCTGGCCATCATGGTGATGGCCTGCCTGGGCATCGGAGTGTCCATCCTGTTTACCTGGCTCACCTGTCGTCTGGCCAGCAGCGAACAGCAGAGGATGTACCTGGAGAGAGAGCTGTCCCTGCACCACTCCCATGAGATGAATGAAAAG GAGTTGGCTGAGAGATCTGAGAGAGCAGCCAGCATTCCCCAGATCTCCTTCAATGGAAAGTCCTCACCTCCATTGTCATTAGGCTGA